The following are encoded in a window of Camarhynchus parvulus chromosome 1A, STF_HiC, whole genome shotgun sequence genomic DNA:
- the LOC115909884 gene encoding sodium- and chloride-dependent GABA transporter 2 isoform X1 — MDYSVPGAVSNGEMVPTHPGMEKEKEEEEEEEQTLERGQWNNKLEYVLSVAGEIIGLGNVWRFPYLCYKNGGGAFFIPYLIFLFTCGIPVFLLETALGQYTSQGGVTAWRRICPLFEGIGYASQVIVILLNFYYIIVLAWALFYLFSSFTIDLPWGSCDHEWNTENCMELQKANSTFNVTSENATSPVIEFWE; from the exons ATGGATTACAGCGTCCCCGGTGCTGTCAGCAATGGTGAGATGGTGCCCACACACCCTGgcatggaaaaggagaaggaggaagaagaggaggaggagcagaccCTGGAGCGTGGTCAGTGGAACAACAAGCTGGAGTACGTCCTGTCTGTGGCCGGGGAGATCATTGGCCTGGGCAATGTCTGGCGCTTCCCCTACCTCTGCTACAAGAATGGTGGAG GTGCCTTCTTCATCCCCTACCTCATCTTCCTCTTCACCTGTGGGATCCCAGTGTTCCTGCTGGAGACGGCGCTGGGGCAGTACACGAGCCAGGGAGGGGTGACAGCCTGGCGCAGGATCTGCCCCCTCTTTGAAG GAATTGGCTACGCCTCACAGGTCATCGTCATACTGCTGAACTTCTACTACATCATTGTCCTGGCCTGGGCCTTGTTTTATCTCTTCAGTTCCTTCACCATtgacctcccctggggcagctgtgaCCACGAGTGGAACACAG AGAACTGCATGGAGCTTCAGAAGGCAAACTCGACCTTCAACGTGACCAGTGAAAACGCCACATCCCCTGTCATTGAGTTCTGGGAGTAA